actttttgccttatatatccgggtaagtgaactttgttaacataataatgttccatatgtgattttaatatttaatagttacgttattatgaatttcaggcgccattggcaacttcttgttatgtctgtgcaagacaactatgctttgtggttctgctcattgcacaggcctcctcccacacaactcagacaagcaattgattggtaagaacctcaatgtttggactttctttgttatataactgaatgctaaaacatttttttatatacagttctattccagcaagtatgatgatggacgggagatcaattgttaagagtagaaagattgcttggatttctctcaaggtttgacatatgctaaagtcatactttgttataattgttttataacaaatgttattcactaactattatcaactgtgatgatatattgtagtgtaacagacaaaatgggtcatatgagtgtggatactatgtaatgtattggatgacccatattgttcgttctcacatcacaagaagctgggaaacggtaatatttaactttaacaaattttgattttttaacaaatgttgaattcatatacactaattaaaatgaattgtcttttgcagagattcaagactactacaccagttcctgagaagtcactactattcattaggaacgctgctgcgaagtatatagttagattatacaatagctcttagatttagatttaaacaatgcatttgattagatagaattttcttagactctctactttatttgatgttgaaatacatttgaacatgtgtttgttatgttgaaattgaatttctgtaaatgtttttatatgcaggtctgtttttgtggtagtggatatcacaaaaacagacctgcaattttaaaaaactgcaggggaatatgccgcggttctaaccacaaccgcggcatatagtgcttcgttttttttttaaaaacgagacatatggccgcggtttTGACACTAACCGCGGCATACTCGTCggcctatatgccgcggttcaaccgcggcatatagtgcattttttaattttttttttaattttttttttaaaaaaaatgaatttaggcagcggttccctagacaaccgcggcatattccgcagcctatataccgcggttagaaccgcggcataaagtgtctgacttactaccgcggctgaatatgccgcggttcaagaaccgcgacgtatagtgaaaatcaaccgcggtaaaagcccctcgctgcactagtgaatCCTCTATCGTCATGACCATCACATTCAACACTGACATTATCACGGTCATCATCACTATCATAAAGACTTTctacttctacttctacttcgACATTACAATCTACATCACCATCTATATCACATTCAACACTCACATCTACTAGGCCCTCTAAGCACTCATTAATTCTATGTACATCACCTTCTTCAGTAGATGTACTCCAACTACAAAGATAAACTTCATCCTCCACGACTCCTTCACACACATTCAACTCTTGCTCTTCTTCAACCTCATGCAACTCTTGTACGTGACCATGACCTTCAACCTCTACTTCAACAGcaccaccatcttcttcaccctcGTTCACCTCTTGTAAGTCACCATCAACTACATCATTTACTTCAACAccgtcaccatcttcttcacaaaCATTGACCTCTTGTAAGTCACCATCAACTACACCATTTACTTCAACACcctcaccatcttcttcacaaacattcacctcttgtaagtcaccatcacCTTCACCATTTACTTTAACAgaatcaccatcttcttcaacctctttTTGTACTGTACCATTACCTTCAACTTCTCCTTCATCATTAGTAATGTCTTCAAGCATATGAATGACTTCGGGATTAGAAACTACATGGACAACGTATAAGTGAACTTCACCATTAAGCCTAGCTAAGTTAGCCATATGCATGGCACCTCTGTCATCAATCAATTGTTCCAACCTATTTTCCAACACTAAACCCCCTCCTAAACAGTACCATAAATCTTTCAAATTCTCATATCCTAAACTTTTGACTACACTGACAACCACAAAAAAACTCCACGTGTCAGGGTCAAAGGACAAAGTTGTTGTCTCCCCTTCATACTTTAGGGTACTATCATTAATGAACTTTCCTCCATGGTGGAACACACACACAATAGCGTCCTCCATTACGCACAACACAACATAAATATATCTACAGACCTATTATGAAAACATATgacgacaaaaaaaaaatatattaaaacaggCACAGAGatcaaataactttaaacatacGCACTCAGACAAAgtcaaataactttaaacatacATGGGGGACCACCAAAATGCAATCAAAACCAGAGACCAAACCATACATCAATGGGGGACCACGTATTCGATGTAGTTTCGATTGAATAAAAACGAATACAATAAAGCACAAACACTTACCTTCCTTTAGATGAACCTCCACTGACCACGTGCTTCAGCTTCTTGCTTCCAACAACAAAAGGACCCACAGACACCGCCCACTGCATGCACTCTGCCGCTTCAGCTCGAACTTACGATCGCGATTTTTGGCCTCTCACGCGAACCCTAATAATAAAAACCCTCAAATTCTTTCCCCAATCTCAATTgccctttaattttttcaaatttcctacTTTGCCCTTACCCAAAACTGAATAAACATACGTGCAtaccaattatttaatacaataatcgttttaaatgccacgtctACACTCAACCATGCCACCTAACCAATACCGTAACGGCCGTTTCTCCAAATTAACGGCAggcctgtaattgattcaattttacaaaaacaatgactcaattgatacgccgaaaatgaagaggacctatttgaaatttatgaccaaaatagggacctacggagacattaaacctataatcttttatttttgtttggtaAAATAGTATTTTGGGAGTAGTGAATTAAGTTGAGTGATTGTACTACAGATTCTAGTACCATTTACGAGTAAacataaatcaataattttttctttttagtgaaTTACGCATTCCGAAGAAGTGCTGAGTCCAATCATGAAATGTTGTTTTCCCAATCGGAGTGCTCGCAAACTTTTTCAGATATTCTTTCTTGTCTCAGTCATCGTGGATAAAATCAtgacatttattatatatttttagtttaaaaatatgtgTATGGAAGATGTTTaattaatggagaaagaaaataactgAGAATAACATTAACTAAACTGAGAGAACTTTAGATGCATGCTATTAAAGAATTTCAGTAAAACTCTTTTAGTTAAATAGACAAAATATGATTAATCATCAGGAAATTTTTCAtgcattgaaattaaaataaaccaGAGAGAATGATAATTAGTGgcaataaatatgaaaaatgaaaagaggaaaagaaaaagaatttgaTCAGCACGTCAATAacttttagggttaaatatgtttttggtcccttaagtttcagtgaaaattgaaattagtccctcttcaaaactttgacttaatttagtctccaaactttaaaaatgttgtgaatttagtccttttaactaaattttgttagatttatttgatgtttcaattgcgtttcatgatagcatttgagttgtttacaccgtttgacacatttttactTCAATGTTAACTAAGAAAtgtgtttgaaacatcaaataaaattaacaaaatttagttaaaaagactaaattcacacatttctaaagtttgtggactaaattagtccaaaattttaaaaaagattaattctaattttcattgaaagttaagagataaaaacatatttaaccctaactTTATAAACAACAtttcttgcttttgtttttcatcAAATACTTTTGTAGAACTATAACCAAAGTTGAATAGAAATCCAAAATCTTGTTTTACACGAAACCCTATATAACTTTATGTGGAACCTGGAAACATGGACTTTATATTATTGtatcataaaaaagaaagtcAGAGCAGCCAACACGTCTTTCTGAAACCCCACGTgctaattttatataataattccattaattacaattttagtgaataataattaatttcttatgtTGGTAAAGAAATTATAGAGTTCAAGTTGAAATATTCTCAACACGTGTTAATTTCAGATTCCCATACATAACACTTTAATCTATTAGCTTTCTTAAGTCACTTGCAAGATAAACAAATCTTTGATCACTTTAATACTTAGTGCCATTTTTTTAATGGGTTTTCAATTGTTTAATTTGAAACAAAGAATATCGTTTTCttgtataattaaattacataactcctcttaattaaattaaagggTGTTTTTTAAAGAACGAAGTACTAAATGTTAAGGATAAGTGACAAAAAtcaattacaatatatatactGAATCCTGATATGGTTGCATGTCATCATCATGTGACTGTTTTTATAAACAGCAAAGATCATCTTCAAGCTTCATcaatttattctttcttttaatgTACGTAAGAAGATGTTCTTGCCTAACCTAGATTTCTATTGAAGTAGGCAATTAAGCACTAACAATATTGatcaaaattttcttctttaccctagataaaagaaaaaagaaaaacacaatatacatttatatatatatatatatatatatatatatatattttaacaaattttattgttattagtattAAATGATaagtttaaatctaatttaacattacaaaactggttaataagataaaatgtgcatttatttatatacttcaAATGATCTTATAACTAGTTAATATAAGACTTTCAATACATTTTTCCAGGCTGATACATTTATATCAAATGTGAAGTTAAtcaatatgttatatattataaaaaaaatttgtttcttaatatattttattactcactgtaaaaaaaattattgtttcttaatatattgtattaatcaCTCTCAGACTGTTATTGatttagtaattaaattttagttaaatatatatatatttcaaaacttcttttacaaattgattttgtaaaattaagttaaatttaaaatttatttaattttacttaatttttttaat
This window of the Vigna angularis cultivar LongXiaoDou No.4 chromosome 7, ASM1680809v1, whole genome shotgun sequence genome carries:
- the LOC128197831 gene encoding uncharacterized protein LOC128197831, translated to MEDAIVCVFHHGGKFINDSTLKYEGETTTLSFDPDTWSFFVVVSVVKSLGYENLKDLWYCLGGGLVLENRLEQLIDDRGAMHMANLARLNGEVHLYVVHVVSNPEVIHMLEDITNDEGEVEGNGTVQKEVEEDGDSVKVNGEGDGDLQEVNVCEEDGEGVEVNGVVDGDLQEVNVCEEDGDGVEVNDVVDGDLQEVNEGEEDGGAVEVEVEGHGHVQELHEVEEEQELNVCEGVVEDEVYLCSWSTSTEEGDVHRINECLEGLVDVSVECDIDGDVDCNVEVEVEVESLYDSDDDRDNVSVECRRVCRG